From a single Pecten maximus unplaced genomic scaffold, xPecMax1.1, whole genome shotgun sequence genomic region:
- the LOC117319845 gene encoding LOW QUALITY PROTEIN: chymotrypsin-1-like (The sequence of the model RefSeq protein was modified relative to this genomic sequence to represent the inferred CDS: deleted 1 base in 1 codon; substituted 2 bases at 2 genomic stop codons), with protein sequence MKILVVICSFALVVCETYQKYDLPNYQMSRKRTSMVRTKVPRIINGEDADIQNYPWQASLQILTSHTCGAVVVSRRAAITAAHCIKNEYKRFYKLQVGSSRLSGRGTVVDVADVIVHPSYKKRHPCLXXAILKFKQNIAGTSAKLAKPALIPRDDSDFSGKSCDITGWGKIARRGSDGNRLLLSKDKLQRASTVVISQKKCKTYRYPIKKEHVCVYTGHNGACNGDSGGALTCKNVLVGITSFGKKDCPVTFPSVYTRISEYRDWIKTNI encoded by the exons ATGAAGATACTCGTAGTTATATGTTCATTTGCCCTCGTGG TCTGtgagacctatcagaaataCGACTTGCCCAATTATCAAATGAGTAGGAAACGGACG TCGATGGTGAGAACAAAGGTTCCTAGGATCATCAATGGAGAAGATGCGGACATACAAAACTACCCCTGGCAGGCGTCGCTCCAGATCCTCACAAGTCACACATGTGGTGCAGTCGTCGTGTCGCGGAGAGCGGCTATAACTGCCGCGCATTGTATCAAGAACGAATA taAAAGATTTTATAAACTCCAAGTTGGATCAAGTCGTCTTTCCGGGAGGGGAACTGTTGTCGATGTTGCTGATGTTATAGTA CATCCTAGCTACAAAAAAAGGCATCCATGCTTATGATA AGCTATCCTGAAGTTTAAACAGAATATAGCAGGGACATCAGCAAAGCTGGCTAAACCTGCTTTAATTCCGAGAGACGACTCTGACTTCAGTGGCAAATCATGTGACATTACCGGATGGGGTAAGATCGCAAGACGTGGAAGTGATGGGAATA GGTTATTATTGTCAAAAGATAAACTGCAGAGGGCTTCAACTGTTGTAATATCTCAGAAAAAATGCAAAACGTATCGATATCCGATCAAGAAAGAGCATGTCTGTGTATATACAGGGCACAATGGCGCCTGCAAT GGTGACAGTGGTGGAGCTCTAACCTGTAAAAACGTACTCGTTGGTATTACATCATTTGGTAAAAAGGACTGTCCTGTCACCTTTCCAAGTGTATATACCCGGATCAGCGAGTACAGAGATTGgattaaaacaaacatttag